A region from the Pelobates fuscus isolate aPelFus1 chromosome 3, aPelFus1.pri, whole genome shotgun sequence genome encodes:
- the LOC134602749 gene encoding protocadherin alpha-C2-like isoform X8 has protein sequence MAFSRRCRGLVAAQVVLPLLVLLSMVKGQLRYSVKEELNHGAFVGNVVSDLGLELKRLLSRGFRITSGNSKQYLDVNLGNGVLFVNRTIDRETICEPISPCVINLQVVIENPVEVHNIEVEILDINDNAPRFPRNNYYLEISESAVPGARFPIESAQDPDIGTNSIQTYTLTDNAFFALDLKTFNGNSQQIELVLKKALDRETTSLHQLVLTAIDGGSPAKSGTAQISIRVMDTNDNTPFFDKSTYKTSVLENSPPGTLVIKLNATDPDEGSNGKITYSFSSYTPQKVRYLFKIDPQSGEICVNGNVDYEKASAYEIYVQATDKGSVPMTGHCKVLVEIIDANDNSPEIVVTSNYSPVAENAQEGTVVALMSVTDQDSGLNKQVSLTIQQNIPFKLNSFKNTYKLVTDGRLDRETCSLYNITVTAIDSGTPPLSSQEIIYVQIADVNDNPPLFEELSYSVYVLENNAPGVPLCSVKALDPDSNENAFVSYILIHGDIEGLPVSSYVSIKSDNGTIFAVRSFDYEKLREFHFVVQAQDVGNPSLSSSTTVSIFVEDQNDHAPTILYPSVANGSASLEMIPRTASADYLVTKVIAVDADSGQNAWLFYYLSKATDPKLFKVELHTGEIRITRKVADDSITNYNLTVLVTDNGQPPLSSSVLISVAIVDRVSKIIPDTRRHIKNTTNYSEITIYLIIALCSISFVFLLTIIVLIVLKCYRCSMHGDPCCAGFCGPTTQNPADIYKQANNNIETRLPPGLKVQPHFIEVRGNGSLTKTYCYKACLTAGSGSDTFMFYNTGAPGGPGPHAMIADRHLTGQSGQSVQNLIILKSETTTPVEPRHPHPDWRYSASLRAAMQGAVHVEGAAILRGPPVGLEQQWPTVSSATPGSSQFTSEHQWIKQLGFHHG, from the coding sequence ATGGCTTTTAGCCGGAGGTGCAGAGGGCTGGTGGCAGCTCAGGTGGTCCTCCCTCTGCTAGTGTTACTGAGCATGGTTAAAGGGCAGCTCAGATACTCAGTGAAGGAGGAGTTGAATCATGGGGCATTTGTGGGCAATGTGGTGAGTGACCTGGGCTTGGAACTCAAGAGGTTACTCTCCAGGGGTTTCCGAATTACGTCCGGAAACAGCAAGCAGTATCTTGATGTAAATCTAGGGAATGGAGTCTTGTTTGTAAACCGAACAATTGATCGTGAAACCATTTGTGAGCCCATCAGCCCTTGTGTGATCAATCTACAggttgtgattgaaaacccagTGGAGGTGCACAATATAGAGGTAGAAATACTGGATATCAATGATAATGCCCCTAGATTTCCTAGAAACAATTATTATTTGGAGATTAGTGAATCTGCAGTGCCCGGGGCCCGTTTTCCTATTGAGAGTGCCCAGGATCCTGATATAGGAACTAATTCAATTCAGACTTATACACTTACAGACAATGCATTCTTTGCACTGGACCTAAAGACATTCAATGGTAACAGTCAGCAGATTGAGCTAGTGCTAAAAAAGGCTTTAGACAGGGAAACAACATCACTCCATCAGCTTGTTCTCACAGCTATAGACGGTGGTAGCCCTGCAAAATCTGGAACAGCACAAATTTCAATTCGTGTAATGGACACAAATGATAACACCCCTTTCTTTGATAAGTCTACCTACAAGACAAGTGTGCTAGAGAATTCTCCACCTGGTACCTTAGTAATCAAGTTAAATGCCACAGATCCAGATGAAGGATCAAATGGTAAAATCACGTATTCATTCAGCAGCTATACCCCACAGAAGGTCAGGTATTTGTTTAAAATAGATCCCCAAAGTGGGGAAATATGTGTTAATGGTAATGTGGACTATGAAAAAGCATCAGCCTATGAAATATATGTTCAGGCCACTGACAAGGGATCAGTACCTATGACTGGTCATTGCAAGGTGTTAGTTGAGATAATTGATGCCAATGACAATTCACCAGAAATAGTGGTTACATCAAATTACTCTCCAGTTGCTGAAAATGCACAGGAAGGAACTGTAGTAGCTTTAATGAGTGTAACTGACCAAGACTCAGGGCTCAATAAACAGGTTAGTCTTACCATACAACaaaacattccatttaagttaaactcctttaaaaatacatacaaactaGTCACTGATGGCAGATTAGACAGGGAAACATGTTCTTTGTATAATATTACAGTGACAGCCATAGATTCTGGCACTCCTCCTTTATCATCTCAGGAAATCATCTATGTGCAAATTGCAGATGTAAATGACAACCCTCCCTTGTTTGAGGAATTATCTTACTCGGTATATGTCTTGGAAAATAATGCTCCAGGGGTGCCCCTATGTTCAGTGAAAGCCCTGGATCCAGATTCTAATGAAAATGCATTTGTTTCTTATATTCTAATCCATGGAGATATTGAAGGGCTACCTGTCTCTTCTTATGTGTCAATTAAGTCGGACAATGGAACCATTTTTGCTGTCAGGTCCTTTGACTATGAAAAACTACGGGAATTCCACTTCGTGGTCCAAGCCCAGGATGTTGGTAACCCATCACTCAGTAGTTCCACAACTGTTAGTATATTTGTTGAAGATCAAAATGATCATGCCCCCACAATCCTGTACCCATCCGTCGCCAATGGCTCAGCATCATTGGAAATGATTCCTAGAACAGCCAGTGCTGATTACCTTGTCACAAAAGTCATTGCAGTTGATGCCGACTCAGGACAAAATGCGTGGTTATTTTATTACTTATCCAAGGCCACTGACCCTAAACTTTTTAAGGTAGAGTTACACACAGGAGAGATAAGGATTACACGAAAGGTTGCAGATGACAGTATTACAAACTACAACTTAACTGTCCTTGTAACAGACAATGGCCAACCACCTCTTTCATCTTCTGTGTTAATAAGTGTGGCAATTGTGGACAGGGTTTCCAAAATCATCCCTGACACGAGAAGACATATAaaaaataccacaaactactcagaAATTACAATATATTTGATCATAGCACTATGTTCTATTTCCTTTGTATTTCTGTTGACTATTATTGTTCTTATTGTTCTCAAATGCTACCGCTGCAGTATGCATGGAGACCCTTGTTGTGCAGGTTTCTGCGGGCCTACAACACAGAACCCTGCAGACATATACAAACAGGCAAACAACAACATTGAAACTAGACTCCCACCTGGGTTGAAGGTCCAGCCTCATTTTATTGAAGTTAGGGGGAATGGATCCCTTACAAAGACTTACTGCTACAAGGCCTGCTTGACAGCAGGATCTGGAAGTGATACTTTTATGTTTTATAACACTGGAGCCCCTGGCGGGCCTGGGCCACATGCAATGATTGCAGACAGACATCTCACAGGACAAAGTGGACAAAGTGTACAAAACCTGATCATTTTGAAAAGTGAGACCACGACCCCTGTTGAG